The region ATAACAACTCCAAAGCCCCCGTCAGGATATCCGCCGCCAGTGGGTGGTTGATGCTCACCGTGCTGGCACCCTCACGCTAAGCGGCGGTGCAACAACCGGTTCAGAGGGGGCACCCCGAAACCAGCAAAACTTTGGTAGCTCAGGGCTTTAGCCCTGAGTGATGCGTAACATCAATGGTCGTGCGCCGTTGCCAGGGACAGATAGATCATCGCAAGCAACATGAACACATAAGCCTGAACCACAGCCACGCCAAGGTGCAGGAACATGAACACCAGCGGAATACCTACCGGCACCAGCGAGAAGAAGGCCAGCGTCACCAGGTCGCCCGCGAACATATTCGCGTAGAGACGAACCGTGAGTGAAAGCACACGCGCCAGGTGAGAGATGACCTCGATCGGCAGCAGGAGCCAGGAAAGCTGCCACACCGGCCCAAGGAACTGCTTGATGTAGCCAAAGCCGTTCGACTTGATGCCGTAGTAGTGGTAGTAGAAGAACGTGACCAGCGCGAAGCCAAGCGGCACCACAACGTCAGCCGTCGGCGATTCAAGCCCCGGAACCAGGCCCATCAGGTTGCCGATGAGGATGAACAGCCCCAGCACCGTCAGATAGCCGGTAAAGGTCTCGAAGCCATGCCCGATGATGCTTTCGCCCTGCTCGGAGACAAACTCGTGGGTCATCTCGGCGAGGTGCTGCACCGCGCCCGGCTTCTCTACGCTGAGCGTCGCACGGACAGCGACAAAGTACAGGATCATCGCGATGAAGATCAGAAGTTCCATGCTGAAGGCATTGGAGATGGGAGCCCGAGGATAAAGGGGCTGAACGTGCATCGCTCGCAGCAGCGCGTCCACCGGGCCGGCGAAATGTGCATTCAGAAATCGTGTGAAAAGAAGCTGAGTAGGCATATAAATTTTGGGCTGTTCGCGCTAAACCGTCCAAGCCTTCATCAAGCGAAGCCCCTCAACCGTGAGTGCGAAAACACCCAGACCAAGACCCGCAGCAAGAGCAAGAACAGAGCCGTTCAGATACTTAAGACTAACATAGAGGATCACCACGGTTAGCCCCAGGCGCAGGAAGAAACCGAACAGAATGAGGCCCATGGGCCGAGCCTTCCCGCCCGCGTCCATCCGCTCCATCACCGCGCTCATCAGCCGCAGCCACTCCCACAAGCCACTACCTGAGATGGCCGCGCCAATCACCAGCAGCGCCGCACTCTGCCAGCCGGACTTCCACCAGAACAGTGCCATCGCAATGACGGACAGCACCCCAAGGAGCCGCAACGCGCTCAGGATCGTCCGCTTGAAGTCGTCGTCGGTAAATCCACCCAGGCTCGCCAGATCCATGACCCTACTCGCCCCGCTTCAGAAACTTCTGCGCCGTCGTAAAGATCTGGATGAACCCACCCACAGCCCCCAGCAGAATCCCCACGATCCCCATCCAGTTCTGGTGAAAGTGCTTATCGAGCGCCGCCCCCAGCAGCCAGCCGATGACGCACCCCAGCGGCAGCGCAATGGCGAGCTGAATCATGGACTCAGCCTTCACCAGATCGCCCAACCCGCCGCCCCCACCTGTTCCCTTACCTGCCATGGAGCCATTATCGCCCACAGCCCGGCACACGCGATAGTCTGGCGCGATACTCTAGAACGTGACAGTTAACCGTATAAGGAAACCATTTTGTTCGAGTCAGACTTTGAAGCAAACCAGTTCGCCCTCCGTCAGGACAAGCTAGAGCAGATCCGCGCCCTCGGCGTCGCCCAGGGCCTTTCGCCCGCTGAAGCTATCTACCCCAACCACTTCCGCGCCACCCACACCATCCCCGAGCTCCGCGCCGAGTACATCGACAACGCCGCGCCCGCTACGGCCGAGCAGCTCGAATCTCCGCGCGTCGAAGCCGCCCTCGCCGGCCGCCTCATGCAGATCCGCATCCAGGGCAAGGCCGGCTTCGCGCAGCTCCAGCAGGGCGGCAAACGCCTCCAGATCTACGTCCGCAAGGACGATGTCGGCGAGACCCAGTTCGCCCTGTACAAGCTCCTCGACCTTGGCGACCACATCGGCGTCCGCGGCTACCTCTTCATCACCCGCACGGGCGAGACGACCCTCCACGTCACTCACCTGACGTTTCTGGCTAAGGCCATGCTGGCCCTGCCGGACAAGTACCACGGCCTGGAGGATGTGGAGCTCCGCTACCGCCAGCGGTATGTCGATCTGTTCATGAACACCGGCCAGATGGGCGGCCCGGCCGTCAAGCAGACCGAGCACGGCCCCATCCCCCCCGCAGCCAACAACCCTGACGCCGGAACAGAACTGGGTGCCCCACGTCCCGATTCTGGGACGTGGGTTGGACCCGCACCCACGCCCGACCCCCACGTCACCGAAGCCCCGCCCAACGTCCGCGAGGTCTTCGTCAAGCGCGCCCTGATCCTCCGCGCCCTCCGCACCTTCTTCGATTCACGCGGATATCTCGAAGTCGAAACGCCGATGATGCATTCGATTGCTGGCGGCGCGGCCGCCCGGCCCTTCACGACCAGGCACAACGCACTGGACATGGAACTCTACCTCCGGATCGCACCCGAGCTCTATCTGAAGCGCCTCGTAGTCGGTGGCATGGACAGGGTCTACGAGATCAACCGCAACTTCCGCAACGAAGGCGTCAGCACAAAGCACAACCCCGAGTTCACGATGCTCGAGTTCTACCAGGCCTACGCCAACTACCACGACCTGATGGACCTCACCGAAGAGCTGATCAAGTTCGTCGCGATGGAGGTCAACGGCAGCTACAAGACCCGCTTCAATGGGGTGGACATCGACCTGAGCGTTTGGAAGAAATACTCCATGCGCGAAGCGATCATCAAGTTCTGGCGACCGAATTGGGCACCTTTCTTTGAATACGAAGACAATGACTTCATGAAGGCAAGCAGGTGGCTCAACAAGCTCTCTCAGTCGAGAGATCTCCTCGCAAGTAGGCTTGAGATAGCGAAGTCCTACGACGGTATAGAAGTAGAGACTCTCAATCCAATCTACTTCCCCGAGGACTTCACAGATCACAAGTTCTTAGTCGCAACTATTGCTGCGCTGGAAGGCGGAGAACCGCTGGGTAAGAGCATCGCATCTGTCTTCGAATTCCTCGCCGAACCCCACCTCGTCCAGCCCACCATCATCTACGACTTCCCCCTAGCCGTCTCCCCCCTCTCCAAGGTCAAGCCCGACGAGCCCGACTGGGTTGAGCGGTTCGAGTTCTACATCGGCGGCTTCGAGGTCGGCAACGCCTTCTCAGAGCTCAACGACCCCGTAGACCAGCTCAGCCGCTTCGAGGCCCAGGTCGCAGAGAAGGCTCGCGGCGACGACGAAGCCATGGAGATGGACGCCGACTACGTCCGCGCCCTGCAATACGGCCTCCCCCCCACAGGCGGCGAAGGAATCGGAATAGACCGCCTGACCATGATCCTCACCGGCCAGCGCAGCATCCGCGACGTCATCCTCTTCCCCCTCATGCGCCCCATCCAGAAGCAACAGAAGCCCGAAGAGCCGCACGGTGAATCCGCCGAGTGACCGCATGGCGGGTCTATTGCTGGGCCTTTTCGGTCATTATCCTGCTCAGTGGGTTGGGCAGGGTCGCGATCGCGTTCAAGAAACCCGAAGCGGTCTCCAGGATGGACATCCTCGGAGGCCTCTTCGGCATTCTGCTGATCCCAGGGCTCCTCGGCTTCGCGTATCAGCGTCCCGAGGGACCGCATCTGTTCTGGATCGTCGCCATCCCCGTCCAGGTCGTCTTCTCGCTCTGTGAACTCTTCGCCCCCAAGATGGAGGAGTGGCGACAGAAGAAAGGCACCCTGATCTACGTCCTCACGCTGGTCTTCCAGGTAGCGCTCGGCGTTCCGGCGCTCTACGCGCTGGTCCGTTACGCCTACTTCAGCCCGCAGCTATGGCGATAACTACTCCCCCAGCAGCAATCGCTGAATCTGATAAGCCCGCCCCGTAACCGGGTCGCACTCAATCAGGGCGGCGGCCATCTTTGGATTACCCTTCGCCGCCTCAAACTTGCCCGGCATCCCGGTCAGGAACTTCTGAAGAACCAACTCCTTCTCCACGCCAATCACCGAGTCATATGGTCCGCTCATCCCCACATCGGTCTGGTAGGCGGTCCCGTTGTGCAGGATGCGCTGGTCGGCAGTCGGAACGTGGGTGTGGGTTCCAAGGACAGCCGTGACCCGCCCATCGAGATACCATCCCAGCGCGACCTTCTCGCTGGTCGCCTCGGCGTGAAAGTCGACGAGGATCACCTTCGCATTGGACCCACGCTCGATGCGCGTCAGCAACTCATCCGCCTTGCGGAACGGGTCGTCGCACGAGTTCATGAACACGCGCCCCTGCATGTTGATGACCGCATACTTGGTCCCATCCGCGAGCGTGCCTTCATAGTGACCAAAGCCCGGCGTCCCCACGGCATAGTTCGCAGGCCGCAGAATCCGGCGGCCGCGCTCATGCGACTCCACCGGGACCTTCATGTACTCGAAGATCTCGCGTTTATCCCAGATGTGGTTGCCGGTGGTGATCACATGCGCACCGAGATCGAAGATCTCCTCCGCAAGCGACGGCGTAATGCCAAAGCCGCCGGCAGCGTTCTCGCCGTTGATGACGAGCAGGTCTACGGCGTTGGTTTCGAGGACGTGGGGCAGGTGTTCCCGGACGATATGGCGGCCGGCCGACCCGAAGATGTCGCCGACGAAGAGGATGTTCACTTGAGGAGTTTACATCCTCGGCCTGTGCTATCGTCGGGCTTATGTTGCGTAGCTCGCTTGCGGTGATCCTGGGTTTCATCGTGATGTTCTTCCTGAAGATTGTGCTGATTCTGGTGACGGTGAAGCTCACAGGCCCGCACCCGCCTGTGCCGACCGTCGGATACCTGATCTACAACGTCGCCGCGGCCTGCATCCTCACGGCCATCGGCGGCTTCGTCACCGGCTTCGTCGCGGAGGCTCGCCGCGTGCGCCACGGCCTCATCCTGGCGATGGTCATCCTCGTCATGTCCGCCCTCTCCTACACTCACTACAAGGGCCTCCAGGCGCCGTGGTATCAGGTGATGCTGGTGGTGGTGCCGCCCATGTTCGCCGTCGCCGGAGCCAAACTGGCGGAGTTGCTCGCGGTTCGCCACTCCGCAACGGCGCGGACGTAGTAGCGTATTGCTATGGCGCAGAGTGGACGTTTTGGGTTGAGTGTTCGGGTACTGGGCGTGCTGGCGGCGGAGCCGGACGCCATGCATACATCAGCGGCAATTGCAGAGGCAATAGGGTCCAGCCCGGTCATGGTGCGGCGCATCTTCTCCGCGCTCCACAAGGCCGGATTCATTGAGCAGAAGAAGGGTCCCGCAGGCGGCGCGCGCCTGAAGCACTCCGCCAAATCCATCGGCCTCGGAGACCTCTTCGTCGCCATCGAGCCGGACTGGCTGATGAGCGGAGAGAAGGCTCTGGATGCGGCGATGAAGAAGGTCAGGACCGCGGCAGTAGAGGCCATGAACGAGACCTCCATTGCGGCAGTAGGCAAGAAGCTGAAGAAGGGATAGCGCTCCCTTCCCTTGCACCAAACGAGAATGGCCGCCCCCAGGGGCGGCCATTCTTTCAGAACCGACAGATTTATTTATGGTGCGTGGTGGTCGTGTGGTGAGTTGCAGCGGCCGGAGCCTTCTTCGTCACCACATCAGAGTCGCTCATGGTGATCATCACAGGCGACTGCGTGTATGAATCGTACGTTCCCGCCAGGTTGATCTTGCTTCCAACCTCAGGCACCTTGGTCAGCGGAGTCTTCATCTTGAAGTCGAAGTCAGCCGCCTTGCCCTGCACCGCGTCATCGCTCACCGCAACCTGCACATCATCGGCAGTCGCAGCGATTACCAGCGCATCAGGAATCTGAACCGTCTTGCCCTTGATGGTTGCGAAGACCTTCTCCGCATCCTCGGACTTGCCGTTCTTCATGATGAACTCCTTGTCGCTCAGCGCCAGCGAAGCAAGGTCAGGGGTGCTCGCAACGGTCTTCGCCGCAATGTCTGCGTCGGAAGGAGCAGCCACGATCGTGAAGCCGGAAGGAGGATTCAGGTTAGCCTTGGCTGCAGTCGTGACTGCATCGTAACCATCCGTGCCGCCGTGGTACTTCTTGTAGCAATAAGCGGCCAGCGGCATCTGCGCCTGAAACTGCGGGGGAGCATAGGAGAACGCGCGCGTTGCGTAGAACGTGCAGTTCACCAGGTCCGGAGGAGTGGACTGGTAGTAAGCCTGGCCCAGATAGTACGTGTCCTGCAGAGCCGTACCCGGCTTGGTGGTGTCTTCCGGCTTGCTGGCTGCGAGCTCAGCCTTGAAGGCCGTGATCGCGGTCGCCGTATCCTTCTTGCTCAACGCGGCGGTGCCGATCACACTCTGGAAGGCCGGAATCGCAGCAGCCTGCAGCGTCGTAAAGTCTGCATCGGACATGCCGGTCGGCTTGGTCGCGGTCAGACCCTTCTGGGCGTAGGTCACAGCCGCATCCAGCCCAGCCTGACGAGCCGTCGCATCGGTCTGCGTCTCCGCCGCCTGGCGACGGAACGCAACCTCAATCAGGTCCGCGCGCAGGTTGTTCGGGTCGAGTTGCAGAACCTTATCGGCGGTCGTGATCGCCTTCGCCGGATCGAACTGGCTGTAGTCCAGCATCAGCCGCTGCAGCACGTCAGCCTTCACCGCGCTGTTCGGGAAGCTGGTCAGATAAGCCTCAAGCGCCGGGGCCTGCGTCTGCGGAGTCGTCTGCTTGTTGACCGCATCGTCATAGACCGCATACTCCTTGGGGTCCATCTGGACCTGACCCGCAGCCGGGGCTGCCGCGGCCTGCGCCAGTGCTACACCAAAGTTCGAAACCATGCCCGGAACCAAAAGTGTCGCCGAGACTGCCAGGAGAGATGCAACGCCTGCCTTGTTCATAAAACTCCTCGTAGTGATCATTCTTTGTTCCACCAGCTATGAAAACGCTGTTGTGAGCATATCTGCTTTGTATCCGAATCTGAGCCGCTTGTCATGCCCGACGATGAAACGACCCACCCACCGGCTCAAAAAAGTCGAGTCGCCATATCGCGCCGGCCCCTATGGATGATGCGAATTATAAGAAGCCCGTTGCTCCTCTGCAAGCACAAGTCGCTTTCGGTCAGGAATCAGCCTGCAATCCTGAGAGCACCGGATTTAGCCCCTTTTATCCACATGTAGTATTCGCTACGTCTTATCCACAACCTGTAGCGTCTCCCCTGTTGATTCGCGGCCCCGCACCCCATAAAGTTGTCGTATCCGCAGATGTCGCAGCCGCCTTGTGCGCGCCTCTGCCGTGATCCCGGAACGAGGCCCAACATGCTCAAGCTCAAGAAAGTTCAGATCCTCGGCTTCAAATCCTTCTGCGACCGCACTGAAGTGCAGCTCGCCGGTGAAGGCATCGCGGCCATCGTAGGCCCCAACGGCTGCGGCAAGTCCAACATCTCGGACGCCATCACCTGGGTTCTGGGCGAGCAGTCCGCCAAATCCCTCCGCGGCATCAAGATGGAGGACGTCATCTTCGCCGGCACGCGCGACCGTAAGCCCACCGGTATGGCGGAGGTCTCGCTCACCCTCGTCGACCCTGAGGTCTACGACTCCGCCGACCCCAACGCCCCGCCGGACGTCGTCTACGACGGCAAGACCATCCCCATCACCGACTGGGACGAGACCACCTTCCGCGAAGAACTCGCCGAAGAGACCGAAGAAGCCGTAGCCGAAGCCCAGCCCGGCACCACCTTTGAGGCCGAAGTCAAAAAGCCCCGCAAGGTAGAAGGTGAAGCCTCGGGAGCAGAAGCCGCGCCCGAGACCGAAGCCGCCCCCGAGACCGCCGAAGCCGAGCACAGCCTCAACAACAACGTCGTCCTCAAGATCCGCCGCCGCAAGTTCGGCCGCACGCCCATCCGCGCCGGCGAGCTCACCATCACCCGCCGCCTCTTCCGCTCCGGCGACTCCGAATACCTGCTCAACGGCAAGATCTGCCGTCTGCGCGATATCCAGGACATCTTCATGGGCACCGGCCTCGGCGGCGAGTCCTACGCCATCATCGGCCAGGAGCGCATCGGCCAGCTCCTCAGCTCGAAGCCTCAGGACCGCCGCTCCATCATCGAGGAAGCCGCCGGCATCACTCGCTTCAAAAACAAGAAGCGCCTCGCCGAGCTGCGCCTCGAATCCGCCAAGCAGAACCTCTCCCGCGTCAACGACATCTTTGAAGAGGTCACCAAGCAGATGGGTACGCTGAAGCGCCAGGCCGCTAAGGCCGAGCGTTATGGCGAGATCCGCGACGACCTCCGCACCCGTCTGCGCGTCGTCCTCGCCAGCCGCATCGCCCAGCTTGACGCGGACCAGACCGCCACCACCGCCCAGATCGCAACGCTAACGACCAGCATCGATTCGCAGGTCGCATCCACCGAGCAGATGGACGCCGAGCACACCGAAGGCGTGCGGACCGGCTACGCGCTCGACCAGCAGATCCGCGAGCACGCCGCCACCGCCAACCAGAGCGCCGTCGAGTTGGAGCGCATCTCCGCCCGCACAGCCGCAAACCAGGACCGCGTCGCCGAGCTTACCGCCCGTCTCGAATCCGGTGCACAGGAGCTTGAAGCCGCACGCGCCCAGCTCGCAGCCCTGGCAGGCGAGCAGGAGCAGCACCGCAGCTTCCTGGACTCCGCCAACGAGGAGGCCGGAGGCTCCCGCGCCGCCGCCCAGGCCCAGCAGCAGGCCGCCCAGGAGGCCGTCCGAGGCGTCCAGTCCAAGGAGCAGCAGGCTGAAGCCAACCGCCGCGCCACCATGCAGCTCATGCAGCGCGCCGCACAGATTCGCAACGAGCAGTCGCAGGCTGAAGCCTCCCTCTCCGGCCTCGAACGCGAGTCCGAGCGCCTCGTCTCCGAGTCCGCCGTAGCTCATGAAGAGCTCGCCGCACTCGGCCTCCAGCGCGGTCAGGTGAAGATGTCGTTTGAGTCCGTCACCGAGCGCCTCAAGCGCCTCGAACTGGAAATCTCCGAGCTCCGCCTCTCCATCGAAGCCCGCAAGTCCGAGGAGTCCCAGAACAAGCGCCGCGGCGATCAGCTTCGCGGCGAGGTCGCAGGCCTCAATGGCCGCCGCAACTCCCTCGAAGGCCTCATCCGCGACCACTCCTACTCCACCGATACCGTCAAGAACATCTTCCGCACCAGCCAGAAGCGAGCCCAGCAGACGGGCTCGGAGAACACAGTCCTAGGCACCCTCGCCGACTTCCTCGAAGTCGACGGAGCCTACGAGCAAGTCGTCGACGAGTTCCTCCGCGACGAGCTCAACTACATCGTCGTCAAAAACTGGGACGCCGCCGACGAAGGCATCCGCCTCCTCAAATCCGACGTAGCCGGCCGCGCCACCTTCCTCGTCCATCCCACCTCAGACGTCCACACAACCACCAACCTGGGTGCCCCACGTCCCGATTCTGGGACGTGGGTTGGAGCCGCACCAATCCCCACCGGAGATGGCGTCCGTCCCCTCACCGAGCTGGTCAAAGTCCTCAACGGCTTCGGCAAATCCCTCGAGCTCACCCTCCCCAAACTCCGCGACGGCTACGTCACGCCCGACTCCCCCACCGCGCGCACGCTGTCCCTCCAGCACCCCCACGCCTGGTTCCTCTCCCCCACCGGCGAGACCTTCCGCAACGTCACCGTCACCGGCGGCCGCCCCAGCTCCGGCGGTCCCCTTGCACTCAAACGCGAACTAAGAGAACTCCAGGAAAAGCTCACCGCCCTCGAGGCCGAGCTCTCCGAGACCGACCTCCGCACCGCCACCCTCCAGCACGAACTCGCCGCCGACAACGCCCAGATCGAATCCAAGAATCACGAGCGCCGCGACGCCGAGCGTGAGGCCGCCAACTCCGGTGCAGCCCTCCGCCAGATGGAGTCGGAGACCGCACGCATCGAGCGCCGCCTCCAGGACTGGATGCTCGCCACAGACCGCAACCGTGACGCCCGCAACCAGAAGACGGACCTCATCGCCGCCCGCGAGACCCAGGCCACAGCCCTCGAAGCCGAGCGCGCAGCCCTTGAAGCCGGCCTCGCAGAGATGACCGACCAGGTGGAAGAACTCCGCGCCCAACGCGAAGAGCTCCAGCAAGCCGCGTCCGAAGCCGCAGCCGCCTTGGCCGGCCTTGAAGAACGCCGCCGCAACGCCCAGGCAAACTACGAACAGACCACCCGCCTCTACAACGGCCAGCAGCAGCGCATCGGGCAGCTAGACCAGCAGCTTGCATCGGCAGCGACAGAACGCCTCCGCCGCGAAGAAGAGACCGCCTCCCTCGCATCGCAGCACGAGCAGATCGCCGAGACCCGCCTCACCGCTGTCTCCCAGGGCGCACGCCTCACCTCGGAAGCCGCGGAACTCCGCTTAGTCACCACCACGCTCGACCAGAAACTCCGCGCTCTCCGCGCCGAAACCGAAGCCTTCCGCGAGCAGCGTGCAGGCCATAGCGCCCGCCTCGCCAAGCTCACCTCGGACCTCGAGCACATCGAACAAACCTGCTTGAATGACCTTGCAATCCCCGCGTCAGACCTTCGCGCAGACGAGTCCATTGTCCGCATCGAAGGCGACCCCCTCAACCAGCTCGAGTCCGAATCCCGCGACCTCAAGAAGCGTCTCGAAGCCATGGGCCCCGTCAACATGATGGCGCTGGAGGAGTACGCGGAAGCCAGCACCCGCCACACCTTCCTCGAAACCCAGCGCAAGGATCTCCTCGACTCCATCGAAAACACCCAAGCCTCCATCAAGGAGATCGACGACGTCTCCCGCATCAAGTTCGACGAGGCCTACAAGATCATCAACGAGAACTTCTCCGTCACCTTCACCAAGCTCTTCGGCGGCGGCCAGGCCTTCATGCGCCTCACCGACGAGGGCAACTCCGCGGAATCCGGCATCGAGATCGTAGCCTCCCCCCCGGGCAAAAAGCTCCAGAGCATCCTCCTACTCTCCGGCGGAGAAAAGGCCCTCACCGCGCTCTCGCTGCTGGTCGGCATCTTCCAGTTCCAGCCCGCGCCCTTCTGCATTCTCGACGAAGTCGACGCCCCTCTGGACGAGACCAACGTAGGCCGTTTCGCACGCATGATCGCAGACATGGCCCAGACCACGCAGTTCATCGCCATCACCCACAACAAGCGCAC is a window of Granulicella tundricola MP5ACTX9 DNA encoding:
- the atpB gene encoding F0F1 ATP synthase subunit A encodes the protein MPTQLLFTRFLNAHFAGPVDALLRAMHVQPLYPRAPISNAFSMELLIFIAMILYFVAVRATLSVEKPGAVQHLAEMTHEFVSEQGESIIGHGFETFTGYLTVLGLFILIGNLMGLVPGLESPTADVVVPLGFALVTFFYYHYYGIKSNGFGYIKQFLGPVWQLSWLLLPIEVISHLARVLSLTVRLYANMFAGDLVTLAFFSLVPVGIPLVFMFLHLGVAVVQAYVFMLLAMIYLSLATAHDH
- a CDS encoding ATP synthase subunit I; the encoded protein is MDLASLGGFTDDDFKRTILSALRLLGVLSVIAMALFWWKSGWQSAALLVIGAAISGSGLWEWLRLMSAVMERMDAGGKARPMGLILFGFFLRLGLTVVILYVSLKYLNGSVLALAAGLGLGVFALTVEGLRLMKAWTV
- a CDS encoding AtpZ/AtpI family protein is translated as MAGKGTGGGGGLGDLVKAESMIQLAIALPLGCVIGWLLGAALDKHFHQNWMGIVGILLGAVGGFIQIFTTAQKFLKRGE
- the lysS gene encoding lysine--tRNA ligase, giving the protein MFESDFEANQFALRQDKLEQIRALGVAQGLSPAEAIYPNHFRATHTIPELRAEYIDNAAPATAEQLESPRVEAALAGRLMQIRIQGKAGFAQLQQGGKRLQIYVRKDDVGETQFALYKLLDLGDHIGVRGYLFITRTGETTLHVTHLTFLAKAMLALPDKYHGLEDVELRYRQRYVDLFMNTGQMGGPAVKQTEHGPIPPAANNPDAGTELGAPRPDSGTWVGPAPTPDPHVTEAPPNVREVFVKRALILRALRTFFDSRGYLEVETPMMHSIAGGAAARPFTTRHNALDMELYLRIAPELYLKRLVVGGMDRVYEINRNFRNEGVSTKHNPEFTMLEFYQAYANYHDLMDLTEELIKFVAMEVNGSYKTRFNGVDIDLSVWKKYSMREAIIKFWRPNWAPFFEYEDNDFMKASRWLNKLSQSRDLLASRLEIAKSYDGIEVETLNPIYFPEDFTDHKFLVATIAALEGGEPLGKSIASVFEFLAEPHLVQPTIIYDFPLAVSPLSKVKPDEPDWVERFEFYIGGFEVGNAFSELNDPVDQLSRFEAQVAEKARGDDEAMEMDADYVRALQYGLPPTGGEGIGIDRLTMILTGQRSIRDVILFPLMRPIQKQQKPEEPHGESAE
- a CDS encoding TIGR00282 family metallophosphoesterase, giving the protein MNILFVGDIFGSAGRHIVREHLPHVLETNAVDLLVINGENAAGGFGITPSLAEEIFDLGAHVITTGNHIWDKREIFEYMKVPVESHERGRRILRPANYAVGTPGFGHYEGTLADGTKYAVINMQGRVFMNSCDDPFRKADELLTRIERGSNAKVILVDFHAEATSEKVALGWYLDGRVTAVLGTHTHVPTADQRILHNGTAYQTDVGMSGPYDSVIGVEKELVLQKFLTGMPGKFEAAKGNPKMAAALIECDPVTGRAYQIQRLLLGE
- a CDS encoding RrF2 family transcriptional regulator — its product is MAQSGRFGLSVRVLGVLAAEPDAMHTSAAIAEAIGSSPVMVRRIFSALHKAGFIEQKKGPAGGARLKHSAKSIGLGDLFVAIEPDWLMSGEKALDAAMKKVRTAAVEAMNETSIAAVGKKLKKG
- the smc gene encoding chromosome segregation protein SMC, which produces MLKLKKVQILGFKSFCDRTEVQLAGEGIAAIVGPNGCGKSNISDAITWVLGEQSAKSLRGIKMEDVIFAGTRDRKPTGMAEVSLTLVDPEVYDSADPNAPPDVVYDGKTIPITDWDETTFREELAEETEEAVAEAQPGTTFEAEVKKPRKVEGEASGAEAAPETEAAPETAEAEHSLNNNVVLKIRRRKFGRTPIRAGELTITRRLFRSGDSEYLLNGKICRLRDIQDIFMGTGLGGESYAIIGQERIGQLLSSKPQDRRSIIEEAAGITRFKNKKRLAELRLESAKQNLSRVNDIFEEVTKQMGTLKRQAAKAERYGEIRDDLRTRLRVVLASRIAQLDADQTATTAQIATLTTSIDSQVASTEQMDAEHTEGVRTGYALDQQIREHAATANQSAVELERISARTAANQDRVAELTARLESGAQELEAARAQLAALAGEQEQHRSFLDSANEEAGGSRAAAQAQQQAAQEAVRGVQSKEQQAEANRRATMQLMQRAAQIRNEQSQAEASLSGLERESERLVSESAVAHEELAALGLQRGQVKMSFESVTERLKRLELEISELRLSIEARKSEESQNKRRGDQLRGEVAGLNGRRNSLEGLIRDHSYSTDTVKNIFRTSQKRAQQTGSENTVLGTLADFLEVDGAYEQVVDEFLRDELNYIVVKNWDAADEGIRLLKSDVAGRATFLVHPTSDVHTTTNLGAPRPDSGTWVGAAPIPTGDGVRPLTELVKVLNGFGKSLELTLPKLRDGYVTPDSPTARTLSLQHPHAWFLSPTGETFRNVTVTGGRPSSGGPLALKRELRELQEKLTALEAELSETDLRTATLQHELAADNAQIESKNHERRDAEREAANSGAALRQMESETARIERRLQDWMLATDRNRDARNQKTDLIAARETQATALEAERAALEAGLAEMTDQVEELRAQREELQQAASEAAAALAGLEERRRNAQANYEQTTRLYNGQQQRIGQLDQQLASAATERLRREEETASLASQHEQIAETRLTAVSQGARLTSEAAELRLVTTTLDQKLRALRAETEAFREQRAGHSARLAKLTSDLEHIEQTCLNDLAIPASDLRADESIVRIEGDPLNQLESESRDLKKRLEAMGPVNMMALEEYAEASTRHTFLETQRKDLLDSIENTQASIKEIDDVSRIKFDEAYKIINENFSVTFTKLFGGGQAFMRLTDEGNSAESGIEIVASPPGKKLQSILLLSGGEKALTALSLLVGIFQFQPAPFCILDEVDAPLDETNVGRFARMIADMAQTTQFIAITHNKRTMAQADVIYGVTMQEPGVSKIVSVNLGQNNRSGARERERTSRAA